One stretch of Streptomyces peucetius DNA includes these proteins:
- a CDS encoding carbohydrate ABC transporter permease, which produces MTATDATTGAGVKAKHSLATRIAARTGGGVLRVFLILAALFWLMPTIGLLFSSLRDSGDIAASGWWTVFTAPAQITTENYSRLLENEAITDSLFSTVMITVPATVLVVVIGALAGYAFAWMEFPGRDWWFMVVVGLLVVPVQVALVPVSELFGIVGIFETTIGVVLFHVAFGLPFAIFLLRNFFAEIPRELLEAARLDGAGEIRLFTRVVLPLGGPAIASLGIFQFLWVWNDMLVALIFADSDSAPITVALQRQVRQFGNNIDVLAPGAFVSMIIPLAVFFAFQRQFVSGVMAGAVK; this is translated from the coding sequence ATGACCGCGACCGATGCCACAACGGGGGCCGGCGTCAAGGCCAAGCACTCCCTCGCGACGCGGATCGCAGCCCGCACCGGCGGCGGCGTGCTGCGTGTCTTCCTCATCCTCGCCGCCCTGTTCTGGCTGATGCCCACCATCGGCCTGCTGTTCTCGTCACTGCGCGACAGCGGTGACATCGCGGCGAGCGGCTGGTGGACGGTGTTCACGGCCCCGGCCCAGATCACCACGGAGAACTACTCACGGCTGCTGGAGAACGAGGCGATCACCGACTCCCTGTTCTCCACGGTGATGATCACCGTCCCGGCCACCGTGCTGGTCGTGGTCATCGGCGCGCTGGCCGGATATGCGTTCGCCTGGATGGAGTTCCCCGGCCGCGACTGGTGGTTCATGGTCGTCGTCGGTCTGCTGGTGGTCCCTGTGCAGGTCGCGCTCGTGCCCGTGTCCGAACTCTTCGGCATCGTCGGCATCTTCGAGACGACGATCGGTGTGGTCCTCTTCCACGTCGCTTTCGGTCTGCCCTTCGCGATCTTCCTGCTGCGGAACTTCTTCGCGGAGATCCCCCGCGAACTGCTGGAGGCGGCACGGCTCGACGGCGCGGGCGAGATCCGGCTCTTCACCCGGGTCGTCCTGCCGCTGGGCGGTCCGGCGATCGCCTCGCTGGGCATCTTCCAGTTCCTGTGGGTGTGGAACGACATGCTGGTCGCCCTGATCTTCGCCGACTCCGACAGCGCGCCGATCACCGTCGCGCTCCAGCGGCAGGTCAGGCAGTTCGGCAACAACATCGACGTGCTCGCGCCCGGCGCGTTCGTGTCGATGATCATTCCGCTGGCCGTGTTCTTCGCCTTCCAGCGGCAGTTCGTCTCGGGCGTGATGGCGGGTGCGGTCAAGTGA
- a CDS encoding carbohydrate ABC transporter permease → MTGTRKIVAVGFLLPALVLLGALVVYPIGYSLYRSFFDQPGTGFAGLDNYVEIFTDDTILTAVKNNAIWVVVAPTVSTALGLTFAVLTERVRWGTAFKLIVFMPMAISMLAAGIIFRLVYEQDPERGVANAVWVGVHDTFAESAGFPRARPLPVHPLEAAGGGAFVTKEPVSAQAPVQVPLVGVAPAKMPSDAEPAKAAEPGDGKIHGTAWLDFTRGGGGKPNVIDSEELGLKGIKVEAVKDGKVVAEARAGADGTFTLPASSDGALLRLPADNFREPYNGVNWLGPNLVTPAIIGSYVWMWAGFAMVLIAAGLASVPRELLEAARVDGANEWQVFRRITVPLLAPVLAVVLVTLMINVLKIFDLVFIIAPGSSQDDANVLALQLYRSSFGTDADLGLGSAIAVLLLLLVLPVMFFNIRRMRRETRR, encoded by the coding sequence GTGACAGGCACACGTAAAATAGTCGCGGTCGGCTTTCTGCTGCCCGCGCTGGTGCTGCTGGGCGCGCTCGTGGTCTACCCGATCGGGTACTCCCTCTACCGGTCCTTCTTCGACCAGCCGGGCACCGGCTTCGCCGGCCTCGACAACTACGTGGAGATCTTCACCGACGACACGATCCTCACCGCGGTCAAGAACAACGCGATCTGGGTGGTCGTCGCGCCGACCGTGTCCACGGCACTGGGTCTGACCTTCGCGGTGCTCACCGAACGGGTCCGCTGGGGCACAGCGTTCAAGCTGATCGTCTTCATGCCGATGGCGATCTCGATGCTCGCGGCGGGCATCATCTTCCGTCTCGTGTACGAGCAGGACCCGGAGCGCGGAGTGGCCAACGCGGTCTGGGTGGGCGTGCACGACACGTTCGCCGAGTCGGCCGGTTTCCCCAGGGCCCGCCCGCTGCCCGTCCATCCGCTCGAGGCCGCCGGGGGCGGTGCGTTCGTCACCAAGGAGCCGGTCTCCGCCCAGGCTCCGGTGCAGGTGCCCCTGGTCGGTGTGGCCCCCGCGAAGATGCCGTCCGACGCCGAGCCGGCGAAGGCGGCGGAGCCCGGCGACGGGAAGATCCACGGCACGGCCTGGCTGGACTTCACCCGGGGCGGCGGCGGCAAGCCGAACGTCATCGACTCCGAGGAGCTCGGGCTCAAGGGCATCAAGGTGGAGGCGGTCAAGGACGGCAAGGTCGTGGCCGAGGCCCGGGCCGGGGCCGACGGCACGTTCACCCTCCCGGCATCCTCGGACGGCGCGCTGCTCAGGCTGCCGGCCGACAACTTCCGCGAGCCGTACAACGGCGTCAACTGGCTCGGCCCGAACCTGGTCACGCCCGCGATCATCGGCAGTTACGTGTGGATGTGGGCGGGCTTCGCGATGGTGCTGATCGCGGCCGGACTGGCGAGCGTGCCGCGCGAACTCCTGGAGGCGGCCCGCGTCGACGGGGCGAACGAGTGGCAGGTCTTCCGGCGGATCACGGTGCCGCTGCTGGCGCCGGTGCTCGCGGTCGTCCTGGTCACGCTGATGATCAATGTGCTGAAGATCTTCGACCTGGTCTTCATCATCGCGCCGGGCTCGTCCCAGGACGACGCGAACGTCCTCGCGCTCCAGCTGTACAGATCGTCGTTCGGCACGGACGCGGACCTCGGCCTCGGCAGTGCGATCGCGGTGCTGCTGCTTCTGCTGGTGCTGCCGGTGATGTTCTTCAACATCAGGCGGATGCGAAGGGAGACCCGGCGATGA